A window from Fibrobacter sp. UWB11 encodes these proteins:
- a CDS encoding HD-GYP domain-containing protein, whose protein sequence is MRKFDFGKKSSFRSVLLLLVGGLLLNVIPAKLAIAFGLPLFLDCTGTVLTAMLGGYLPAIIVGFLLNAINGVSDPVTTYYGVLSILIAIGAALFYQKGFFKSAFRLLVVIFTFAIIGGGLGSVFTYFLFGFNFGEGISAPVAIAFHDVMGFSLFKAQFLADIVIDVFDKTIVVVLAVFLFRFVPESYRDKLNKIFMRKTPSSRGLGNAMVSNSLLRKVVIVMIITEVLLGTLASAIGFYLYHEKSIRNFTDIASGAAQAATVAVDAEKIDDFIEHGYSAEGYERTKWVLERIRESFSQTKFLYVYKFLEDSVMVVFDLDAEGIPGVEPGKKIKFDPSYEPYLPQLWAGEEIEPIISNDIYGWLFMVYKPIRNRAGKTVAYVGVDIAMATIKTDEAIFFIKLLSLFFGLSILIICVVIELVKRRVVAPLNDMSLAVFRIATNTMLASELDDENMNLDKIKTSVDKLVNLKICNHDEIGKLYEDVSTMSRDTYNFMWKVQVQSQRIQRMQEIIIMEFAEMVEARDKSTGDHIKKTAEYVEAIALQLRADGKFKRVLTNAYIHKLKRAAPLHDIGKIAVSDLILNKSGKLTDEEFAIMKNHTVEGGKILKKIVEDAEGAFDADYLNESIEMACYHHEKWDGSGYPNHLKGEEIPLSARIMAVADVFDALIAERIYKKGFSYEKAMAIITEGAGKHFDPEIVESFTHISKKLYDERTVIDAAQNAGNAKIA, encoded by the coding sequence ATGAGAAAATTTGATTTTGGTAAAAAGTCCAGCTTCAGGAGCGTCTTGTTGTTGCTTGTGGGCGGGCTTCTTTTGAATGTTATCCCCGCAAAGCTTGCAATTGCCTTTGGCTTGCCGTTGTTCCTGGATTGTACGGGAACCGTACTTACGGCGATGCTTGGCGGTTATTTGCCGGCTATTATTGTCGGGTTCTTGTTGAATGCCATTAACGGGGTTTCGGACCCTGTCACCACGTACTATGGTGTCTTGAGTATTTTGATTGCTATCGGTGCTGCGCTCTTTTATCAAAAAGGATTTTTCAAGAGCGCGTTTCGTTTGCTTGTTGTCATTTTTACGTTTGCGATTATTGGTGGCGGTCTTGGTTCTGTTTTTACTTATTTCCTGTTCGGTTTTAATTTTGGCGAGGGAATCTCTGCTCCAGTTGCAATCGCGTTCCACGATGTTATGGGATTTAGCTTGTTCAAGGCACAGTTCCTTGCCGATATTGTCATTGATGTATTTGACAAAACGATAGTTGTTGTTTTGGCCGTTTTCTTGTTCCGCTTTGTACCCGAGTCTTATCGCGATAAACTGAACAAAATCTTTATGCGCAAGACGCCTTCTAGCCGTGGCCTTGGAAACGCGATGGTTAGCAATTCCTTGCTGCGAAAAGTGGTTATCGTGATGATTATTACCGAGGTGCTTTTAGGCACTTTGGCAAGCGCTATCGGCTTTTATCTGTATCACGAAAAATCAATCCGTAACTTTACCGATATTGCGTCTGGCGCGGCGCAGGCGGCGACCGTAGCTGTTGATGCCGAGAAAATTGATGATTTTATAGAACATGGCTATTCGGCCGAAGGCTATGAGAGAACAAAGTGGGTGCTCGAACGTATCCGTGAAAGTTTCTCGCAGACAAAGTTTCTTTATGTGTACAAGTTCCTGGAAGATAGCGTCATGGTCGTATTTGACCTGGATGCCGAAGGTATCCCTGGTGTAGAGCCCGGAAAGAAGATTAAGTTCGATCCGTCGTATGAACCATATTTGCCCCAACTGTGGGCAGGCGAAGAAATCGAGCCGATTATATCGAATGATATCTATGGTTGGCTCTTTATGGTCTACAAGCCGATTCGAAATAGGGCAGGGAAGACCGTTGCGTATGTCGGTGTAGATATTGCAATGGCGACCATCAAGACGGATGAGGCTATATTCTTTATCAAACTTTTGTCGTTGTTCTTTGGACTTTCAATTTTGATTATATGCGTCGTGATAGAACTTGTGAAGCGCCGGGTCGTGGCTCCCTTGAACGACATGTCTTTAGCCGTATTCCGAATTGCGACAAATACGATGCTTGCAAGCGAACTTGACGACGAAAACATGAATCTTGACAAAATTAAGACTTCTGTTGACAAACTGGTGAACCTGAAAATTTGCAATCACGATGAAATTGGAAAGTTGTACGAAGACGTGAGCACCATGTCTCGCGATACGTATAACTTTATGTGGAAAGTGCAGGTGCAGAGCCAACGCATCCAGCGCATGCAAGAAATCATCATTATGGAATTTGCTGAGATGGTCGAAGCACGCGACAAGAGCACTGGCGACCATATCAAGAAAACCGCGGAATACGTCGAAGCCATTGCGCTACAGCTCCGTGCCGATGGAAAGTTCAAGCGAGTTCTTACGAATGCCTATATCCATAAGCTTAAACGCGCAGCCCCGCTCCATGATATCGGTAAAATTGCGGTTTCGGATTTGATTTTGAACAAGAGCGGTAAACTCACCGACGAAGAATTCGCCATCATGAAGAACCACACTGTTGAAGGTGGCAAAATCCTCAAGAAAATCGTTGAAGATGCGGAAGGCGCGTTTGATGCCGACTACTTGAACGAATCCATCGAAATGGCCTGCTACCATCACGAAAAGTGGGACGGTTCAGGCTATCCGAACCACCTCAAGGGCGAAGAAATCCCGCTCTCCGCACGAATCATGGCCGTTGCCGACGTGTTCGACGCGCTAATCGCAGAACGCATTTACAAGAAAGGCTTCAGCTACGAAAAAGCCATGGCGATTATCACCGAAGGTGCCGGTAAACATTTTGACCCCGAAATCGTTGAATCTTTCACGCACATTTCGAAAAAACTTTACGACGAACGAACCGTAATCGATGCTGCTCAAAATGCAGGGAATGCGAAGATAGCGTGA
- a CDS encoding DUF1353 domain-containing protein has product MLSLKSILMAIKNKINPPKENERNSITVTDVSLDFPLVFEGNGKMYFFKLDRYVYVKGSRYTKLDKKSRPFLLTCLFKRGFMSDGASAPEFAKSFVPDVKKGDDVYNAAPFIHDGLYMHQGNIDGINMTREECDDILRGIWRLAGMNRAVAGAADLGVHVFAGSLSHWGNDTNNCKHLFQAKFEYR; this is encoded by the coding sequence ATGCTGAGCTTGAAATCGATTCTGATGGCTATTAAGAACAAGATTAATCCGCCCAAGGAAAATGAACGTAATTCCATTACTGTAACCGATGTCTCGTTGGATTTCCCGCTTGTCTTCGAAGGTAACGGCAAAATGTATTTCTTCAAGCTGGACCGTTACGTGTATGTCAAGGGCTCGCGTTACACCAAGCTCGATAAAAAGAGCCGTCCGTTTTTGCTGACCTGCCTTTTCAAGAGGGGCTTTATGTCCGATGGCGCGTCTGCTCCGGAATTTGCAAAATCGTTCGTGCCCGATGTCAAGAAGGGTGATGATGTCTACAATGCAGCCCCGTTCATTCATGATGGACTTTATATGCATCAGGGCAATATCGATGGCATCAACATGACCCGCGAAGAGTGCGACGATATCCTCCGCGGAATTTGGAGACTCGCTGGCATGAACCGCGCTGTAGCCGGCGCTGCCGATCTTGGCGTCCACGTGTTTGCGGGCTCGTTGAGCCATTGGGGTAACGACACCAACAACTGCAAGCATCTGTTCCAAGCAAAGTTCGAATACCGCTAA
- a CDS encoding LuxR C-terminal-related transcriptional regulator, protein MFENKKMQELTPRQREILTLLRKGLTNNEICKTLNISANTVKVHLANIYKILEVTNRTEAVSAGLEVKDNDEKESSPKDLVITFQTKGTFPEHSNAYSLYLSIVEALHQYHLFRIIDESETNFNPSFLIEVSASESGEEILYISVKIGNSHEILWTTSIKINSDTLQTLAQKSTILLFRSIVLASAKLKHTDNSPIPYWWYAATYCYAKLENRSQESFEICKKKLGPLVKDESFNDFALYILASAYYFATLENWGNAIENAKTLGDLARKAMYNAPYSIYSQMIMAFYNITIGNKAEAIAYLKQVIEANPQAIMPRTILSQIYLLTGQEKLATELIDDCIKHVPESALQHTHQAKTFLLLLQGKIEECKNLANQVLLFTPKAMAIRLIIIACCNILGETDESKSHAKKLLEYYPNLTKGDVEQLLKGVTESKKNYFLQCVQSIFANK, encoded by the coding sequence ATGTTTGAGAATAAAAAAATGCAAGAGTTGACTCCGCGGCAAAGAGAGATTTTGACTTTACTTCGTAAAGGGCTTACGAATAACGAAATTTGCAAGACATTAAACATTTCAGCAAATACAGTCAAAGTACACCTCGCCAACATATACAAAATACTCGAAGTCACCAACAGAACCGAAGCCGTTTCCGCAGGACTAGAGGTCAAAGACAACGACGAAAAAGAAAGCAGTCCTAAAGATCTAGTCATAACATTCCAAACAAAGGGTACTTTTCCCGAACATAGCAACGCCTATAGCCTTTATCTGTCAATTGTCGAAGCTTTACACCAATACCACCTTTTCCGGATTATCGATGAGTCCGAAACAAACTTCAATCCCAGTTTTCTGATTGAAGTTTCTGCATCCGAGAGCGGCGAAGAAATTTTGTACATATCCGTAAAAATCGGCAATTCTCACGAAATTCTTTGGACAACCTCAATTAAAATCAATTCAGACACTTTACAGACGCTCGCTCAGAAGTCTACGATTCTGTTGTTCAGAAGCATCGTACTCGCTTCGGCCAAGTTAAAGCACACCGATAATAGCCCCATTCCTTACTGGTGGTACGCGGCGACCTACTGTTACGCCAAGCTCGAAAACCGCAGCCAAGAATCCTTCGAAATCTGCAAAAAGAAGCTCGGTCCGCTTGTCAAGGACGAGTCCTTCAATGATTTTGCCCTCTACATTCTCGCCTCAGCTTATTATTTCGCTACGCTGGAAAACTGGGGTAACGCAATCGAGAACGCCAAAACGCTGGGAGACTTAGCACGCAAGGCCATGTACAACGCGCCTTATTCCATTTATTCACAAATGATTATGGCGTTCTACAACATCACCATCGGAAACAAAGCCGAAGCCATTGCATATCTCAAACAAGTTATCGAAGCAAATCCGCAAGCGATTATGCCTCGAACAATTCTTTCCCAGATTTACCTGCTGACCGGACAAGAAAAGCTCGCCACAGAACTTATTGACGACTGCATAAAGCATGTTCCGGAATCGGCCCTTCAGCATACGCACCAAGCAAAGACATTCCTTTTGCTATTGCAAGGCAAAATCGAAGAATGCAAGAACCTCGCTAACCAAGTTTTGCTTTTTACGCCCAAAGCGATGGCTATCCGTTTGATTATTATCGCCTGTTGCAACATTTTGGGAGAAACCGACGAAAGCAAGAGCCATGCAAAAAAGCTTTTGGAATACTATCCGAACTTGACAAAAGGCGACGTAGAGCAACTTTTAAAAGGCGTGACCGAATCCAAGAAGAACTACTTCTTGCAATGTGTTCAGAGCATTTTTGCCAACAAATAG